One genomic segment of Panicum virgatum strain AP13 chromosome 2N, P.virgatum_v5, whole genome shotgun sequence includes these proteins:
- the LOC120662654 gene encoding uncharacterized protein LOC120662654, translating to MKEASCHDEKMEAYFNAVRRLEDKFDGLELNHITRKYNEEANELAKITSGRTTVPPNVFTRDLTKPSVDFKNPAEAIGAAPKPSGTATTLPSAKDPSMEESEAMDTDIETSSVDEAAAMEIDEALPP from the coding sequence ATGAAGGAGGCTAGCTGCCACGAcgagaagatggaggcgtacttcAATGCAGTGcgtcgcctcgaagacaagttcgacgggctCGAGCTTAACCATATCACGCGCAAGTACAATGAAGAAGCAAATGAACTGGCCAAGATCACGTCTGGGCGGACCACCGTTCCCCCGAACGTTTTCACCCGTGACCTCACCAAGCCATCCGTCGACTTCAAGAATCCTGCGGAAGCCATCGGAGCAGCACCCAAACCCTCGGGGACTGCGACCACGCTGCCATCAGCCAAAGACCCCTCGATGGAGGAGTCTGAGGCCATGGACACTGACATTGAGACCTCCTCAGTGGACGAGGcagcagcaatggagatcgacgaggccctgCCCCCGTGA